The genomic window TGGTTCTGATCTGACTGCACTAATTGGTTCCAGTAGGGCAGAGAGAAAGGATTTTTCTCTAAGCTACAGAAGTAACTTGGCTCCCAGACTGgtaaaaaggagaaataagatGCCTTGATGGGAAGACTGCTCCTCAAACTTCTGTGGCCTCATTCAGTATTTTGTAATGTTGGCTGAGGATGAGGATAATGTTTTCAGTGAGGGCACAGGTGCACTGAGCTACAACATCTATAGCTAGCCATACAGGTGATGCATCCCAGCTGACTGCTGTCCTCCAAAGGTAGGGACGGAGCTAACAGTTCATCAGAAAGGATTATTACTTACCCAAACACCTTTCCCCtcctttactttctctctctACCCAACACACATTTAGTACATTCCATCCTATTTAACTCATCCCATCACTTGTGGAAAATAAGTGAGTCACTTGGAGTTCGttcattcattgtttttgttCTGCTGTTACTTTATGGAGAATGAGACCTGAGAAAAGTGCTTGAGTAAGATTTGtctacatgttttctcccctctGTTCAGTTCTAGGACAAGAGGGGTAAGAGCAAGCGCCTAGAAATCCCATTTCTTGAAAGCCCCAATCCTGTTGAGCAGTGGGGCAGGGAAGAGGCTATATTTAATACTTACAAGTAAAGAGCAATAATAGTAGTGGGAGATGGGGAAGGCAGTATCAGGATCTTTTGAGGAGTGGTTCCTGGCCTACAGGATGATCTGAAATCTCCTttgcctcttctcccttccctcacctGCTCCCTCTTCTAAACATGTCTCCAGCAGCACTCTAGGTCAGTTATACCCTGGCAGTAGCTAGGTAATCTAAAAGATTGCCTCATTCAGTGAAGGGACAATTAAGGAGCTATAAAAGTTTAAAGACTGTGGGAATAGTAATAGTAAAGGATTCCAAGAAAGGTATAGGATGTTTGGCAGGAAGCCAAGAGGAAGTATGCTGTGCAGCAAAAACCCCAAGTTAAGGGTGAGAAGAAAAGTAGATATGAAAggtaggaggaagagggagagagagaaaggaggaagaaaaggaggagaaagagtatGGATGGCAAGTATAAGAGGATATGAAAGATAGACATGACATATGTTCTTCATTTCAtttccacttctttcttttcctccccctagGAAAACTGTAAGAATGAAGAGATCCTGAACAGTCTCAAGTACGTCCGCCCTGGGGGTGGCTTCCAACCTAACTTTGTCCTTGTCCAAAAGTGTGAGGTGAATGGGCAGAATGAGCATCCTGTCTTTGCCTACCTGAAGGATAAACTCCCCTACCCTGATGATGACCCATACTCCCTCATGACAGACCCCAAGCTCATCATATGGAGTCCTGTGCGTCGCTCAGATGTTTCCTGGAACTTTGAGAAGTTCCTAGTGGGGCCTGAGGGTGAGCCCTTTCGCCGATACAGCCGATCTTTCCCCACCATCAATATTGAACCAGACATCAGGCGTCTCCTCAAAGTTGCCATATAGATGAGTTGTTCCATATacatccccatctctccctactccagtctcAGAGTTCCCTTTTCCAGGGTCTAGCATCCCTCCCAAGGCCTGCTGAACTCAGGAGATGCCCAAGATCAGGACCATTAGTTgaatatcctttcttttcttgccCACCTGTTCCTTTTAGACTCCCCAATGCTCCTGCTGGTGATGAGTCAGGACTCCAAGGTCTAGGTTGGCTCTTCACAGGATGATGGTATCTTCTTAAAcccttgggggagggaggatgcCTGAGAGTCGTGAAGAGCTTGAATTCTAGTCTATGTGAATCCAATAAAGTTCAGGTGTGAAAAATGTTGCATTTCCTGAGTCTTTTTCTTTAACAGCAAGAGATACCAGGTAAGGTAGAAGACCTCAGTGGTCTCGATAGGGACTCTAGCTTTGAGATACAACTCTATGGGAGCTGGGAGGTAGGCAATGGTTAAGGGTTGTGTTTGGTATTGGGAGAAATGCCAAAAGCTTTATCACTTTATGGCTTTTCCTCAGACCTGGAGAGAAGGAGCtctggagagacaaagaagagagtTAAAGCCTTTAAGTCCTTTGGCCAAGGTCACTAGAAAGCTAGAGCTGCAGTAGGAATACATTTCTATTAGGGTGGATTTAGGGACAATTAGCTACTCCTAATCTCCAGAGACATCTAACAattaaattttgttgttcagtcatgtctgattctttcagACCCCATTTGAGGTCTTGGCAcaaatactaaagtggtttgccatttccttttccagctcattttacagatgaagaaactgaggcaaacaggggtaagtaatttgcccagggtctcacaactagtaagtgtctgaggctggattctaggtctggtgctctatccattgtgccacctaactgccataGTTGgttaactgttattatttttttttaaagggcaggAGGGTAAGGTGCTTGAAAACCTTAATCAGCCAAAAGAAAAGCTTGTCATTGTCTCTTTGCTAGACTTTTCCTTAGAATCCTAAATTCACGTTTCAGCTCCTGACCTCAAATTCATGATAATCTAGCCATTTTGGTTTGGATGCCTATGTTAGTCATTTCTTTCATTAGGGTAAGAGGGAGATCTGTATAAGGCTTGTTAAACAGAGGGTTTACCACTGTGAGCTAGAACAAGCCAGATTCCTCATCAAGTCAAGTCCTGTTTGGGAAACCACACCGAGTAACCATTatgctaggtggcataatggatagagcactgaacctggagtcaggaagacctgagatgcttactagctgtgtgaccctaggtgagtcacttaatcctgtttgcctcagtttcctcatctgtaaaatgtgctagagaataaaatagcaaaaaatagcaacaaaaaaaaaatgcagaccaatccagtatctgtgccaagagaaccccaaaggaCTAAAAGGTTTTAACTCTCTTCTTTTGTCTCTCCAGAGCTCCTCCTCTCCAGTTCTGAGGAAAAGCCATGAAGTGATAAAGCTTTTGGCATTTCTCCCAGTACCAAACACAGCCCTTAACCAATGCCTCCTATACAGTTGTGCCTCAGGGTAGAGCCCttatgggatcatggagagtcagacacgactgaaacaactcaataataCAAAGTGGCTGAGAAAAACTAGGGTCCTGTGCCACGCAGAcaccattttgtttttctctcttttggccacTATTAATGCATTAATTCCCTTTGGAGTCCCGGCCCAAGTTAATTTTCAGTAAACtgtattttcattctttcctgaTTGGAAAGTCAGTATCTTTCCAGATACAGTTACACCATTTGAATGGAGATAACTACAATTCATATGTTATGAAGCAAACTTCCTAGTTTTATGACcatggggcaagtcactttttttcccatttgtggTGAGGATTCAACAAaaacttataaagtgctttggaaaccctAAGACAATATTTGGGGGCATAAGTATTAGTTCTATCAGTGATAACTGATCTGAAGTAAGTAAGGCTGCGGAGGTAAATAGCTACCTTTGCCTTATGATTtgggaaaatgaggcacaaatGTCATGACTAGAGTTGAGATCCCTCAGCTTCTAGAAATGTTACCCTCCTTGAGACAGGATCCCTCTGGTTGCTTGTGCTTTTTCCAGCCTCCTCAATTAGTCCTGTATACTGTATCACACTTACCTGTTTACATGTCATAACCAGCTCTTCCTCCCATCTACCTCCCCATGGAAACTCCTGAAGGGCAGGGacttttatcttttgtctttgtatccccagagacaGTATAGTGCTTtgtacttagtaaatacttaataaccaaggtgtagctaggtggtacatggaatagagcaccaggcctggaattaggaagatctgagttcaaatttgacctcagacagttaccacctgtgtgaacctggacaaatcgCTTagctcctatttgcctcagttccccatctgtaaaatggggacacactggaaaagaaaatggcaaaccatttcagcgTCTTTGTcgagaaaaccccatggacagttggacatgacttaatgactgaacaagtgctCAGTAAATTTTTGTTGGACTAGAACTAGACTCATCTGCACTCATGAAAAGATGCTCTAGCTTTCACTAAAACATCTGCCATCCAGGGGCATAACTTAGGAGCACATTCAATTTCTGGGCTGCACTGGGTCCAGAAGTGTATGGGGGGAGGAAAGATCACAATACCCATTTGTGAAAACCTAAATAGCACAAGTGATCCTACGTGATTGTAAGTTAAATTGATTATCCCTCTTTTGCCTTATACTTTCTTTCTCCAACCCTTTTCTGACAACCAACTTGACTCCAGTTTGGAGCGCTCAGCTAGTAAATGAGCATTCCATGTATACCCCTACCCCCAATCCTCCAGCAATAAATTTTCGCCAAGCTAAGTGTCTAGAACAGCTACAACTAGAGTGCCGTGTCTAAGCTACTAGTTGCTTGAATAGGAAAAGGTCACTTAGAAGGCAATACCTGCTACCCCACTGCCTTTGGGGGCTCAGCAGAATGCAAAAGTCTTATCCAGGGTCCCAGTGGACATGGCTTGTTTCCATCATTCTTCTCGACTGcctttcattttgtatcagaaaGCGAGTTCACTTTAAGGTCTTGTTGGGAGCTCCATGTTTCCTTATATGAGGCTTTGGTATTCTTCTATTCTAAGTCTCTATTAGGACAAGCCCTTCTATACCA from Notamacropus eugenii isolate mMacEug1 chromosome 1, mMacEug1.pri_v2, whole genome shotgun sequence includes these protein-coding regions:
- the GPX2 gene encoding glutathione peroxidase 2 encodes the protein MAHIAKSFYDLSATSLEGEKIDFNTFRGRAVLIENVASLUGTTVRDYTQLNELQCRFPRRLVILGFPCNQFGHQENCKNEEILNSLKYVRPGGGFQPNFVLVQKCEVNGQNEHPVFAYLKDKLPYPDDDPYSLMTDPKLIIWSPVRRSDVSWNFEKFLVGPEGEPFRRYSRSFPTINIEPDIRRLLKVAI